Genomic DNA from Parasteatoda tepidariorum isolate YZ-2023 chromosome 3, CAS_Ptep_4.0, whole genome shotgun sequence:
TTATTTAtcacgatattttttatttatatgcattttttttttcatgtttagaaTTTCAAAGCCACAGAACTTATAAAGGATTTATAAGtacattctaattattttaaaaattgctataaagactaagaatttttttgatagaaaCTATCAGCTTTTTCTGGCTTGTCAAATATTATTGCTTGATGCCATAGCAATCACCACATTACTAACTTTTAGCTAAAgcacatttaaatatcttaaaacttgttttttttttcttttgtcataactttttaaaaaattttttattaaatttaaattcttcaatcTTCATGCTTacattttatctataaaatcaTCTACAAATGTCATGCCTCATCTTCCTAATTTGCATATGTGATTGTTCTTCTAAAAATCTAATTCTTACATTTAAGTAAATATCAAGTTTCATTCTTTTGCCATGTATCCAAAAAGTTCTGCATTATTTTATCTGTTCAtgtgatgttatttttaatcattaccaatataaaaatgctgaaaacaTTGTGCGAAgacaattttgtgttttaatatttttttaataatttttcaatatgttatGGTTTTTAACAGTGATTAtccacaataataaaatttcaattagagtatgctttaatttaaaataaaaatttaatgccaaAACCATAAAGAAATCTTGTGTCAAAATTTTGCTCgtggttttttaaaagtgctgtattaaaaaattttcattacttctttcaatttattatttggaCTAATTAATACTCTAAGTGATTCGGTGTTGCATACTCTTGCTAAGGAAATAACTTTTCCTCTTTACAGAATTAAGGAAATAGGATTCattaaacaagataaaaaacCAACTACTCTAATTTTTCATTGGTTTAGAATGCATTTGTGTGATGTggggaaaaaaaagtgcaaacaGATATATCCATTCAagattatttagttaaattcatttatataaaattaattttaaatcttatgtaaaaaattaaacataatgtgcttgtatttcattttataatactggcattatatattataaataatgtattttaatttttccttttgatttcctttgtttattttttgcagaaatctCTCTGTTGTACTAGTATTAGATCTTTCCAAGCCGGAAGAGCTATGGTATACTATGCAAACACTGTTGGATGCTGTGAAGAAACGTATTGATGAAGTTGTAGCTCTCTCTAAAGACccgaatttaaaacaatcattatATGAGCAAGCAAAAAGTTGTATTCCCAATGATCATGAGGTAAGTTATTTCACATTCTTTAATAAAGCACTGACATTTCAATTACtgaattttactttcaatattGTGGAGCAATAACTTCCAagcttacataatattttggttttataacaaaattttgtatttcagcTATTAGTACAATATTAAATGTTGTATTAATAtgaatattgtataaatattatttctttaaaatatcacgTATATTGTAACTGTGGTATCTGTGGTGTGTGTAATATCACGTATATTGTGTATTATGtggaatattgaaataaatagacatttttgtaaagcataattttttttaatttgttcgtAAAAATTGAACGTGCGTaatatatgatataattttatacattccATTATTTTGCCATCCATGTTTGTAGCGAcattactataaataatttctgaacattattttttataggacTTTGATTCCATTGATCCTTTTCCTGTACCTCTACTAATTATGGGTTCAAAATATGAtctttttcaggtatttttaactgttattctaatatttttttaattattattatgatttttgaataaaatagcttttaaaatttgttcttaataaatcgaaataattattattcatttgagTTTTTGGGTCTCATTAatatatagtttctttttagttataataattaactataGGTGATTGATTACTATGACTAAAATTAcacataactaaaaaaaatgagtaattatCATAACCAGTCATTCACACCCTCGTTGCAATTCTGGGGTAGATAGATTGTGAAgcttagagattttttttttttaaattagtaaattttaaaaaaaattaccaaaaatatcttacatactatatttatttaaatccatcTAACCTGATTAAAGTGTTAGTTTTTATAACGTTATCATTGtgtaaatttgacaaaaaatttacaaaaatatcctatgtatatttatttcaatttagtaaacccaaacaataatgttttagcaagccaagaaattatttaaaatttttttttttccagaattgaTAAATAACTGATGccccttaataatttttctcataaatttgtaaactggcgaaatcagaattttaaaaaaaatccaaatttgatgtcaacaaataatttaggcaataaaaatttgtcctttataaaaagaaaattcagattaggttttttttttcaattctatttatttttaccattcaTTACTTTCctctattatatatattttatgataaaatctaGTAAActctcaatatatttttttttatatttagactgaagattttcagaaaagaaaacttatctCTAAATGTTTACGCTATGTTGCCCATTCTAAAGCTGCTACTCTTCAATTTGTGTCCTCAAAATCAGAAGCATTAATTAACAAAGCTAGAGTGTCAATTAGTGCATTGGTATTTGGAACAACCAGTAGGTATGttcatttcttattatttgctATTTCATGCTATCTTAAtggaataatttctaaaattcaaattactatatttttaactttttttccagtAAGTCTACAATTGTTGACTTAAATAAACCATTATATATTTGTGCTGGAGCTGATTCCTTTCAGTCAAtaggtaaattgttttttaataataaaaaaatttacaaaaatattttatttaaatctgatttaatattttcctatttaaagtacattttctTGTTCTTCTTGTTTGCAGCTGGTAATCAAAATACTGTAAATGCTGCTTTGTTAACACTGCATGAGTATTTATAGGCTGATGAAGTTAACACTGTTTATGTTAACTCCACTACCAGCAATGTAGAATTAACATAacagtttttacaattttcagaaacaaaatttattagaaaaccacctgaaataaaattaaaaatttgaaaccttGAATGAAACTTTTCACTCAGTAACAAAGTGATAACAAaagttcagaaatatttttaaaataaaatatgcaattttatgcATGGAAAGTTTCTGAATACCGAAGTAGCTTTGACATAAGAAATGTAGAGAATTTTTTGTCCCTAAGATTCTACCTAACATTCTCCAGTTACTCAAGATTTAGTTTATATCTGtccaaataattgattttattagttCTGTGGTGGAAacgaaattaacataaatatttctttcatttaccaGATAGTTCAAACTGGAACACTTTCAATAAACAGACTAATGGaagcttaattaatatttctgatacactttaataatatattctctTTAATGAGagtgaaatttcaatttgattattatttttcttgctgCATTACAGAATGAGatgtttttctgtaattttttatcattaagtaCTCTAtcaattcatttgaatttaatgaatatttgaaactacaatctttttttgaaaataagtttttataaaaatattattcctcaTTTTTCCTGGGGctttttttgttcagttttcgatatttatctctaatttttatttcactttcatatttctttatactattcatatttctgttttaattttcatacaaattatCCAAGTTCTGTTTAAAAGCTTCATTATATATTCTATACTGTTCCTTAAGTTTCAAGCATTTattgtgaataatttatttagttacaaatCTTAGGGacaacaaatgttaaaaattgctATGAGAccctacatttatttttagctcCTAGTTTCCAAATTACCATCATAAtactaatgttaaaaatataaatattgtatattttaaatgagcTGAAAATTACTAATCTCCTGCTATtgctacaaattttttattttcttttttatgaaaatacttttttttctttaagttagcAATATTATTAGGAAAATGAGCAAAATGGAGACCATTGCCATTCATTTCTGTTATAAGAACAGAAAAGGGGGAATGGACATCATTTCACCTTTATGTTTATGTAGTTATGTGAGCGCTACGTCTGGCCACATTAtcttcctatatatatatatatatataaagaaagaatgaaCCTGGTTATTACCAAAAATCTACAATGCTCCCTTAATCTTCTTAACTGCTTactattaattaacatttagtatttattattaatgatgaCAATTCTGTCTGCTATTAAGAATCTTTcacttaatgatttttattgtacAGTCGGGTCTGTTGATCTTGAATCTCAGGGCAAAGAcgaaaaatttgagataaagaGGTTTTGAGTTATGcaggtactttaaaaaaattaaatttcattaagaaattctattaaaactgctttaattgtttctagctagtagaaaaatataggcatttctgtaaattaattataccaCGTACAATTCACGTatctatttacataaaaaattttaacactcaTTTAACCCTGAGAATAATTTTGACATCTAACCttctttgttttgattattcttTTAAGGTTAAAAAGAGCAGCAAATCCCTCATAGCCAACATTTTCCTGGGattcaagaataatttataagagTTCTACAGCTTTTTCTACCTCTTTTGCTCTCACTTTTGATTCAATATGATCTTCAGCTTCTTCTTCCTCATCTGATATTCCTTTGACATTATCTGTGATTTCCACAACTGTCAATGTTTTGCATGTTGCCAGGCTGTTGTCCACTtgtaaaaatcttcaaaattaatgtcaacattaaaaatttattttattgcattccaTTCTTGCAAATCTGGCACTGCATTTCCAGCGTTAACAGTTTCTTCCTCTTTATTAATTCCTTCAACTTCTTGTTCATCATCTTCacagctatttttaaaaccagccattttaaaactgttttggaTAGTTTTTAGAGACACATTTCTCCAGGCATAACAGTCATTCTGATAGCATccaacacatttatttttgaacctTTTTCATCAATGGCATCTACAAGTTTGTGTACCAACTCTATAGTTCACTTTGAAACTCCTATTTATCCTTTGATCCATTGGTTGcaattttgaagtgaaaatgaatttctattcCTAGCTTTCTTATCTATGTAGAAAAGCTAACCCCTGGTGGTCATTTCCTTCTACTCATCAACCCTTCACTTACTGCCAGAATAATTGTATTCCTTTCTAGTTAAGGAAGTGCAGAAATAGTAATTGAAATTCCAAGAAACACCCCAACCTGTTCATCTTCGCTTTCTGTAGGTTCACGAAATTCATCTCTGTCTGCAAATTCTACTGATGAAGAAAGTTTGGGCATTTGTGctctattgttaaaaattcaaatacggaagttttgaaacaaaaaatttcgacataaacattgaaaatacattgattttagacagtaaatgtatgaaattttagAGCTTTTGAGATATAGATGCTTTCGAGATAAAGAGGTTCGAAATAAACAGGTTCAACtgtatttaatttgaagtaCGTAATTGTTGTgtcaaattattaagaaaacctAATAAATCCAATTTCCCTTGTCTTAAGTTGGATATTCTACAGTTTTTGAAAGAGTGTaggaaaatatgatttataaatgTGTCAAactttttacgtcattttataGTTGCATTTATTCTCATGCATACAAACatgtatttatcaaaataattttatgtgctATGTTATTTTCTAATAGGTTCTTTTACTACTTTGAATGTTGAGAATAAATCACTTCCAAAGTAAGATatcttcttattaaatttttaatattgatttgatttgcatttataaatattatattaatacccaatctgaaatatttctgtaaattgcctattcagttttaaatattcactgACATACctacatttaaatatacatacttaacagaagtataattttgtaattaaaatgtgctattatatttaattttatttttccccgGCAACATATTTTCTAAGTAAATTAAACATCATTAacttaaactattataaaaactCCTAGTCaaagaaattactaaaataaatgtaattaaaactatttttttacaacatattcagaaattttactttaagctatattattcttttgttcATTGTTTCAAAATGCCATTATTTACTGAAGtttaattgttacattaatttcataagcaacaaaacattttttcaattaatttgcaaacCACCCACTCCCCAGtttgtcattttcaaaatttctgtgatttattactaaattgttaactgtactataataattttaaattattaacacaaggagttcatttcaaattattagaacAACCAATCTTCATTATTGAAGATATGATTTCATCttcttaaaatagtaaataagtaTATGCTCCCaattaacctttttaaaaatcaatgacgaataaatttaattagttaattttttttatctttcttatattattcaaaaactgcaatcaatttgtataatttgtggATGGTCCTCTTGGTCAacctattaaattttcttaattttagaatatctatttaaattttttgctgaatattaggtaaacaaagcaaaattcTTCAAAACATTGGCatgtctaattattataacttgCTATATTCtctatataaattttcacttagtacagtcaattcgctataactcgaagtacgataactcgaatattactataactcgatttttttatgaggtcccgacccttttatcatcaatttcatgttaattattctcgattactcgaattttactccttttaacttgatttttttttaatcttctaaagcaagaaaaaaaaactaggagctgatatcttgccccttcctttgcaacacacacacaatgtctttcgcactcttcatggagaagctaaagctgtccctcttgaagtatgtgaacagtggttaaatgaaacgttaccaaatttacttcaattatacagtgaaaattatgttttcaatattcatgaaatgggtttattttttaaatgccttccaaataagactatgatgtttaaggataaaaactgctcagggggtaaaatgagcaagAAACGTTTGACTGTACTAGTTGGAGGAAATGCgtctgggacagagaaattgcccttacttgttatcggaaaataccgaaatccccgatgtttcaacaatgtaaaaacgtatcctttggattacaagtctaacaaaaaggtttggatgacatcagttttatttgaagactatgtaagaaaattcaatcggaaattcttcgctaaaaaagaaaagtgatactctttatggataaatgcacagcgcatagtgagctacctaatttgaaagcagtaaacttgcagtttctcccgccaaacacaacagcaaagttgcagccgatggaccagggtatcataaagtgcttcaaacagtcttatcgtaaatggcttgtcagaaaaatgatcttaaatattgtaagcatttagaaaatatgtaattaataagcattaattaaataatccgacaatattttgaaagttcaaaaccgaaactaacggtaagtcgaacttccgatatgtcgaagtttttcgtcagtcctatcagattcgaNCAAATTATTAGAACAACCAATCTTCATTATTGAAGATATGATTTCATCttcttaaaatagtaaataagtaTATGCTCCCaattaacctttttaaaaatcaatgacgaataaatttaattagttaatttttttatctttcttatattattcaaaaactgcaatcaatttgtataatttgtggGTGGGCCTCCTTGTCAacctattaaattttcttaattttagaatagctatttaaattttttgctgaatattaggtaaacaaagcaaaattcttcaaaaaattagcATGTCTAATTAATATAACTTGCTACATAAATTTTCCCATAGTATAAtctctctgattttttttcactcacaCACCAAAATTCCTATTAAGTTATTTGTGTAATGTTAAACATCTCATTAAACCTCTCATACAAGAAggtgtaaaaaatacttttaaaaatattttctgttttaaagctGCTCGAAATTGAGCATTGTAGATATAATTAAATCTTTCATGGTGAACAAAAATTCAGACctgcaaaaaatatctttgatatCTTTGATTGGAGTGACAAGTCGCTACAGTAAAAAGCTAGCTTCTATTCTGATTGCAACTTGCtacatttataaatgattacatcgaaattaataacttaagttgctaaattaaaagttcatgtacgtttttgtaaatatatatttatcattactttttgttaaaatccaacatctttattaaactatttgtattattaaagttaaaaaaataattataaagattgTATTGGTCAAAAATAATGATAGAAGtattttcaatagaaaactgtttcaaaatagaGTATTGTCACAGCGAATTAATTCTTTCATAGCAAACAGtgatagttattaatttaaaactaataaactattgatattattatggaaaaaaattaatttataattaattaacattgttttcagtaattattttcctatctttaaatttctaagtaaattaaaatcatcagattattaatgtttgaattaaatagACTTAAACCATTTATTGCAAATACtctttttattgcttcaaactatttttttcttcaaatttctatttaattaattaagtggaaaataataaataatttttcctaataGGTCTTTGGATGcagtgaaaaacattttttcttctcattttccTCAAGTAGTAagattatcatttatttcttaaagaaaaaaaaaaattttgtttttattttttctttgaatattcttatttaagtGATTAGTATTaggttttattttagaattttttatgagttattcATGCCTATATGATTAGTTTATGTTGTTATTTCACTATGCATATTATTGTTCTTAGGGATTGTTGAATTAGGTCTAGTTTTGAGACATTTGTACCCATTAGAATCTCTGGTTAATCATAGTTTCCTAGAATCTATGGTTAAAAAGATAGTGAAATACCAATTACTGTTCATACTTCAGAAT
This window encodes:
- the LOC107448447 gene encoding cytoplasmic dynein 2 light intermediate chain 1 gives rise to the protein MKNLWDIAVEQYKENDLANRNKSDSVLLLIGSKKGGKSTICYKFLERTETPKNTLALEYLFGRRSKGIETGKEICHIWELGGGTLFMDLLEIPITPENLRNLSVVLVLDLSKPEELWYTMQTLLDAVKKRIDEVVALSKDPNLKQSLYEQAKSCIPNDHEDFDSIDPFPVPLLIMGSKYDLFQTEDFQKRKLISKCLRYVAHSKAATLQFVSSKSEALINKARVSISALVFGTTSSKSTIVDLNKPLYICAGADSFQSIGSFTTLNVENKSLPKSLDAVKNIFSSHFPQVESKNIIPNDPAEDPHFKESDIDAMRTQKKKELLEYKNKKHQRSFNEMKY